The Chryseobacterium glaciei DNA window ATATTTTTATGTTTAATGAATTTTTCAAAATTAAAATAAACCAACATTCCGCCAATGAAATAACATAATGCTCCCGGAATTTGCCTTGAAATTTCTACTTTTCCTGTCATCTCAAAATAATTAAGATAAATTAATGAAAGAAAATAAAATACTACTAAACTGATGTTTCTGTATTTATTATCCTTTCCAAAAAACAAGAAAAGAACCGGAACTAAAAAGTAAAAACACATTTCAATTTTTAAGGTCCAAAGTGCACCGTTTACCGCTCCGTTACCGAAAACTCCGGGAAGATTGGGTGCCATAAAGTTCATGAATGCGGAATTCCAAAGAAGATATTTAAGTGTTTGTGGGCTGCTGAAATATTCTGAAAAAGAAACGGTACTTACCAGACTTAATAATATGGTGCATAAAACCACCACCAATAAATAGGCAGGAACAATTCTGTTCAATCTCTTTTTGACGTATTTTTTTAAGGTACTTGTTCTTTCATAGCTTCGCGCGATCAAAAAACCACTGACGATGAAAAATGCGAAAACACCAACTTCTACAGGGCTGTGCTTTAGAAACTCAAGGGTAGGGGATGCACTTAGATAGCCTAAATGCCCAATGAAAACAATAAAAGCGAGGAGAACACGGATGAAGTCAAAATTATTTTTCGCGATGTCTTGCATTTGTTTTTTCTGCAAAAATAACTTTTTTAATAAATATATGGGACTCTTGGATAGTTCAATATTTGTTAAATAGTGGTAATATTGCAGGTATAAGCCGTAATAATTTTAGAAATATAGGTTTTTGAAATAATTTTTCACAAAAAACTATTAAATAAATCAAAAAAATTATAATTTTAGCGCTTGAAAAATTTGATACATGAAGAAATTAGCATTACTATTTGCAGGTTTATCATTATTCGTAGCTACGGGATGTAATAATGATGACGATACTCCGGTTGAAGCTCCTCTTGTAGGGGTGTGGCAGCCACTAAAAGAAGTCATCACTACTATAGAAACGGGAGAACAGCCTATTTCAGATCTGATCACTTATACCGACTGTCAGAAACAATCCAGATGGAGATTTAATACTGAGGTAGTAGGAAAAAGAACTGAATGGAATGATACTGCTACACCAGGGCAGTGTGCTATTTCATCAGATCGTAATTTCAATTATACGTACGACAAAAGCGAAAAAACGATCCAGATAAAATATCAGGGAACAGTAGAACCATCTAACGGGAAAGTAATTACCCTTAATGAGACTACACTGAACCTCTCAATAAGAGAAGAAACTTCAGATCCTACCGTTTATAAGACCAGAACCTATACTTTTAAGAGAATTCCTCAATAATTAAAGTAATAGTATAAATAAAAAAGGTCTCATCTTCGGATGAGATTTTTTTGTTTGGGTATGAATTATAATTAATCGAAAATTAAAGTTCCATTTCTATTAAAATCATTATTTTTGTGAAATACTAGAATTGGAATTATAATAAATCTAACATCTAGAGTCTAACATCTAATATCAATAACAACGTGTTTTACGATCATCAGCAGATAGAAAAAAAGTGGCAGAAATACTGGGAAGACAATCAAACGTACAAAACTTCCAATAACACAGACAAACCAAAATTTTATGTTCTCGATATGTTTCCGTATCCATCGGGGGCGGGGCTTCATGTAGGTCACCCACTGGGATATATTGCGTCAGATATCTATGCGAGATATAAAAGACATCAAGGGTTTAATGTTCTCCACCCGGTTGGTTACGATAGTTTCGGACTGCCTGCTGAGCAATATGCAATTCAGACAGGGCAACACCCTGCAATCACTACAGAAAAAAATATCAACAGATACGAAGAGCAATTAAGAAAAATTGGTTTTTCATTCGACTGGAGCAGAGAAGTAAGAACCTCCGATGCTTCCTATTACAAATGGACACAATGGATTTTCATTGAATTGTTCCATTCTTGGTATAATAAAAATACAGACAAGGCAGAATCTATCGAAACGTTAATCAAACATTTTGAAGAAAAAGGATCATTAGATTTAAATGCCAATCAAAACGACGAATTAAATTTCACCGCAGAAGAATGGAAAGAAGCTTCTGAAATTGATAAAGAAGATATTTTATTAAATTACCGTTTATCTTTCAGAGCAGAAACTACTGTAAACTGGTGTCCTGCTTTAGGAACAGTATTGGCAAACGACGAAGTGAAAGACGGAAAATCCGAAAGAGGAGGTTTCCCGGTTTTCCAAAAGAAAATGATGCAGTGGAGTATGAGAATTTCTGCATATTCTGAAAGATTGTTGCAAGGTCTTAAAACTTTAGACTGGCCACAACCTTTGAAAGATGCCCAAGAATATTGGATCGGAAAATCTCAAGGCGCTCAGGTTAAATTTAATATTGATACTCACGACGAGATCGTTGAGGTGTTCACAACAAGACCTGATACTATTTTCGGAGCAACATTTATGGTGTTGGCGCCGGAAAATCCTTTAGTTGAAACAATTACTACTCCAGAACAAAAAACTGAGGTAGATACTTATATTGAAGAAACTTCCAAGAAAACTGAAAGAGACAGAATGTCTGACGTGAAAAACGTTTCAGGTGCTTTCACGGGAAGTTATGCAATCAATCCTTTCAGCAATGAAAAGATGGCGATCTATATTTCAGATTACGTATTGATGGGTTACGGAACGGGAGCTGTAATGGCTGTTCCTGCGCATGACGAGCGTGATCACAGATTTGCGAAGAAATTTAATTTAGAAATTAAAAAAGTTGTAGAAACTGAAGAAGACGTTCAGGAAAAATCTTTTGATTCTAAAACAAGCGTTTGTGTAAATTCAGATTTCTTGAATGGTTTAAGCTATGACGAAGCAAAAGCACTAATTATTGACGCCGTTGAGAAAAAAGGAATTGGTCACGGAACTACAAATTACAGACAGCGTGATGCAATTTTCTCAAGACAGCGTTATTGGGGTGAACCAGTTCCTATCTATTATAAGGATGGAATGCCTTACACGTTGCCAAACGCGGCATTGCCTTTAGCACTTCCTGAAGTTGAAAAATATTTACCAACAGAAGACGGAGATCCGCCATTAGGAAATTCAAAAACTTTTGCTTGGGATGAAGCGAACCAGAAAGTGGTTGCTACAGATTTAATTGATGACAAAACTATATTTCCATTAGAATTATCTACAATGCCGGGTTGGGCAGGAAGCTCATGGTATTTCCTTAGATATATGGATCCTAATAATGATGAGGTTTTTGCTAACAAAGAATTAACCGATTATTGGGGACAAGTAGATTTATACATCGGAGGTAGTGAGCACGCAACGGGTCACTTATTATATTCCCGTTTCTGGAATATGTTCTTAAAAGACAGAGGATATATTAATAATGATGAGCCTTTCCAAAAATTGATCAATCAAGGGATGATTTTGGGGATGAGTGCTTATATGGGACAGTGTATAGGTTTGGTATATAATAATGAAGTTGTTTTAAAATTGGACAAGCAAGTTTTTATATCTAAGAAAAGTATTAAAGTCAAAACTGAACTTTCTCCTGAAAGAACCGAAGAAGGGTGGAGGCAAGGTACATTAACAATGAATACAAGCGATAGGTTTCATGAAGTTAGATTTAAAAATGATTTGATACAAAAACTAAAAGAAACTAATTCTTTATATCAGAATATATCAAATGAACAATTTGATTTAGGATTCATGGAAATTCCAGTCGATGTTAAATATGTCGAGAATGATATTTTAGATATTAAAAAGTTAAATGAAGCAAATGATTTAAGATTTAGGGACTCTTCTTTTATATGTCTAGATGATGGAAGCTTTTA harbors:
- a CDS encoding acyltransferase family protein, coding for MQKKQMQDIAKNNFDFIRVLLAFIVFIGHLGYLSASPTLEFLKHSPVEVGVFAFFIVSGFLIARSYERTSTLKKYVKKRLNRIVPAYLLVVVLCTILLSLVSTVSFSEYFSSPQTLKYLLWNSAFMNFMAPNLPGVFGNGAVNGALWTLKIEMCFYFLVPVLFLFFGKDNKYRNISLVVFYFLSLIYLNYFEMTGKVEISRQIPGALCYFIGGMLVYFNFEKFIKHKNILFIIAILTVWIDLIFKIKLFSPIMISIIVLYVAYSFKFLNNFGKYGDFTYGIYIFHFPIIRVFATLGLFANYNPYFMAFICMLVVVGVGVSSWHLYEKRFL
- a CDS encoding lipocalin family protein — protein: MKKLALLFAGLSLFVATGCNNDDDTPVEAPLVGVWQPLKEVITTIETGEQPISDLITYTDCQKQSRWRFNTEVVGKRTEWNDTATPGQCAISSDRNFNYTYDKSEKTIQIKYQGTVEPSNGKVITLNETTLNLSIREETSDPTVYKTRTYTFKRIPQ
- a CDS encoding leucine--tRNA ligase — protein: MFYDHQQIEKKWQKYWEDNQTYKTSNNTDKPKFYVLDMFPYPSGAGLHVGHPLGYIASDIYARYKRHQGFNVLHPVGYDSFGLPAEQYAIQTGQHPAITTEKNINRYEEQLRKIGFSFDWSREVRTSDASYYKWTQWIFIELFHSWYNKNTDKAESIETLIKHFEEKGSLDLNANQNDELNFTAEEWKEASEIDKEDILLNYRLSFRAETTVNWCPALGTVLANDEVKDGKSERGGFPVFQKKMMQWSMRISAYSERLLQGLKTLDWPQPLKDAQEYWIGKSQGAQVKFNIDTHDEIVEVFTTRPDTIFGATFMVLAPENPLVETITTPEQKTEVDTYIEETSKKTERDRMSDVKNVSGAFTGSYAINPFSNEKMAIYISDYVLMGYGTGAVMAVPAHDERDHRFAKKFNLEIKKVVETEEDVQEKSFDSKTSVCVNSDFLNGLSYDEAKALIIDAVEKKGIGHGTTNYRQRDAIFSRQRYWGEPVPIYYKDGMPYTLPNAALPLALPEVEKYLPTEDGDPPLGNSKTFAWDEANQKVVATDLIDDKTIFPLELSTMPGWAGSSWYFLRYMDPNNDEVFANKELTDYWGQVDLYIGGSEHATGHLLYSRFWNMFLKDRGYINNDEPFQKLINQGMILGMSAYMGQCIGLVYNNEVVLKLDKQVFISKKSIKVKTELSPERTEEGWRQGTLTMNTSDRFHEVRFKNDLIQKLKETNSLYQNISNEQFDLGFMEIPVDVKYVENDILDIKKLNEANDLRFRDSSFICLDDGSFYVRREVEKMSKSKYNVVNPDDICDEYGADGLRLYEMFLGPLEQSKPWNTQGLSGVYGFLKKFWNLYFNEGVFEVSDEEPTKAEYKVLHTLIKKVVYDIENFSFNTSVSSFMIAVNELQKIKCNKRNILEPLAVIISPYAPHICEELWNLLGHDTSIEFEKFPELNETYLVEDEIEYPVSVNGKMKFKLPLPAQLSAKEVEDLVMKDEKIQQILDGKAPKKIIVVHHRIVNIVI